The DNA window CGCTCGAGCTCGAGCCGGACGCGTCGCGCAGGCCGCTCATCGAAGAGGCCATCGCGCGAATCAAGCCGAACATCGCCGTGCTGAACGTGGTGACCGATCCCCCCGGTGCCACGGTCTACATCAACCGGCGTGACCTCGGACCGCGTGGCAACACCCCGCGGCTACTCGGCTACCAAGGCGGCAACTTCAAGGTGATCGTCGAGCTCGATGGCTACGAGCCCGAAGAGGTCGACGGCATCCAGGCGCGGCCCGGAGAGCAAAGGACGATCAGCCTGAAGCTGAAGCGTATCGTCGGGACGGTGCGCGTCGTCAGTGAGTCCGTCGGCGCGACGGTTCGGGTCGACGATTCTACCAGCGCTCCCGTGTGCGTTGCTCCTTGCGACCTCACGCTGCCCCCAGGCCGCCACCGGCTCTATCTGACTCAAGAGGGGTATCAGACCTCGGAGCAGGACGTAAACGTGGTGGCGCGGCAAGAGGTGCTCGCGCGGTACAGGCTGAATCCCCTCTCCGGCAGCCTCGTGGTGAACGCCGACGAGCGCGACGCGCTGGTCGAGGTCGACGGAAAGCCGGTCGGCTTCACCCCCGCCGTCTTGAGCGTCCAGAGCGGCACGCGAAAGGTGCGTGTCTCGCTCCGTGGGTTCCGCCCTGTAGAGCAAACGGTCAACGTCGTGCCCAACCAGCAGACGCGGATCGACCTCTCTCTGCGCCAGCTGGAAGAGGTCGAAGCTGCTTCGCGCGTGGCCGAAGCCGTCGAGGACGCGCCTGGATCCGTAACCATCATCTCCGGCCAGGAGCTCCGCGCGATGGGTTATCCCACCATCGCCGAGGCGTTGCGAGGCACGCGCGGTCTCTACACCACGTACGACAGCTCCTATACGTGGCTCGGAATCCGAGGCGTCCAAATCCCGGGCGACTTCGGAAACCGTACCCTCATCCTGCTCAACGGACAGCCGACCAACGACAGCTGGTCGGGTATCTCGTACATCGACTTCTCCGCTCGAACCGACCTCGAAGACGTCGAGCGGATCGAGGTGGTCCGAGGTCCTGGCTCGGTTCTGTACGGTACCGGCGCGTTCACCGGTGTCGTCAACGTGGTGACCAAGGGGCGACCGACCTCGCTGGGCGCAAGCGTTGGCGCCAGCTCGGCGGAGAACAGCGTGTTCCGCGGTCGCGGCGCTGTGCAAATACCGTTCGGTCGTGACTCGGGCGTGTGGATGTCGGTAGCCGGCGGGCGTGGGCTCGGCCGGGACTATTATTTCCCGGACCTCGCCGCTCAGGGCATGCCTGCCAACTCGCGTGGCGGCGATGATTTCAACATGGGGACACTGCAAGGCAGACTTTGGGTCAAGTCACTGTCTGCCCAGTGGCTCCTCCATTCGCGCTCCAAGGCCGTTTCCACAGGCATCGTGGGAACGGGAGTTGGCGACGACCGAACGCGCTATCGCGACACCCGCGGCCTCGTCGAAGTCAAGTTCGAGCCTCAGTTCTCTCGTCAGTTCGGGATGATGGCGCGCGTTGCCTACAACTACATCAACTATCGCGGTCAGCTCAGCTACGAAGCCACGGATCAGTTCACGCACATCGCGGCGGAAGAGATCTTCAATGGTCAGTGGGGCGTCGGTGAGCTGCGGT is part of the Chondromyces crocatus genome and encodes:
- a CDS encoding TonB-dependent receptor domain-containing protein gives rise to the protein MTFRRYIRPLAVATLLALYSPEVRADDLADEADLHFSLATEKYAARDFRGALEHFLISNRLVRNRNVVFNIARTYEQLAQYPDAFRYYVQALELEPDASRRPLIEEAIARIKPNIAVLNVVTDPPGATVYINRRDLGPRGNTPRLLGYQGGNFKVIVELDGYEPEEVDGIQARPGEQRTISLKLKRIVGTVRVVSESVGATVRVDDSTSAPVCVAPCDLTLPPGRHRLYLTQEGYQTSEQDVNVVARQEVLARYRLNPLSGSLVVNADERDALVEVDGKPVGFTPAVLSVQSGTRKVRVSLRGFRPVEQTVNVVPNQQTRIDLSLRQLEEVEAASRVAEAVEDAPGSVTIISGQELRAMGYPTIAEALRGTRGLYTTYDSSYTWLGIRGVQIPGDFGNRTLILLNGQPTNDSWSGISYIDFSARTDLEDVERIEVVRGPGSVLYGTGAFTGVVNVVTKGRPTSLGASVGASSAENSVFRGRGAVQIPFGRDSGVWMSVAGGRGLGRDYYFPDLAAQGMPANSRGGDDFNMGTLQGRLWVKSLSAQWLLHSRSKAVSTGIVGTGVGDDRTRYRDTRGLVEVKFEPQFSRQFGMMARVAYNYINYRGQLSYEATDQFTHIAAEEIFNGQWGVGELRFVITPIPQLRITVGGETQLHFMASQRGEETDCYVNGACDTYLYFPERPYSRDAFDKHPYQIFAGYALVDVIPSDRIRISAGARIDQYNFQAVDDFPSYGFSSLPSPRLAVVVKPYEQGNLKLLGGRAFRAPSVSEQFYRNSAIGWITPLANNQQLEPEQIWSGELEFTHRFSTTVSATAAGYLTYLDNLIAQAAVPLVYKNSASGILVAGGEVELRRDWRQGWMAAASYSFSQARYTNQDEAPYVNVPNSVQHMGSLRGAIPLFGKLLALASKITIEGPRYDAVAADQQLTDPAFIWDLVLSGQLDRGGLSYNVGVYNLADWRYSLPLGPDFTPRRLPQNGRTFLASANLNF